The following are from one region of the Streptomyces decoyicus genome:
- a CDS encoding LCP family protein: protein MRQSSVRGDRSRRRRQPDAQEPDWDDGPYQDQGLPPDAPGWTPPAGGAVPSGDGDEPAEGGGHRKGGRPRGGKGRKVLRWTALTVAVLIVGGAGAGYWYYEHLNANLRKAPRSLGGGGLKKPDPNAFGQSPLNILLLGSDGRNSKKNIELGGARQDADRKPLADVQMLLHVSADRSNMSVVSIPRDTRVTIPECTDPKTHKIYPQTSAAINESLQHGGPGCTLATWQELTGIYVDHFMMVDFSGVVDMADAIGGVPVCVDKNVYSHDSKGHGSGLRMEKGTHPVKGVQALQWLRTRYGFEDNTDIGRAKAQHMYMNSMVRQLKKGTKLSNPGQLRDLAEAATKALTVDDGLDTVKKLYDLGGDLSRVPTKRITMVTMPWQYSADEAYVMPKPGDAEATFGLLRNDTALDGKDKKKKATPDPEPSTPKGRLKVVVQNGTNSTVNGPVSGRAAVVQQRLSGLGYAAAGTDSALTTQADTTLTYRDKGQRGDALALAKALGLPKSAVRESSSATGMRLVVGNDWRNGSAYPKKSGEEKATDKAPDSADALNGEDSKACMKVNPQYTF from the coding sequence ATGCGGCAGAGCAGTGTGCGTGGTGACCGATCACGCCGGCGACGCCAGCCGGATGCACAGGAGCCGGACTGGGACGACGGTCCGTACCAGGACCAGGGACTGCCGCCGGACGCACCCGGCTGGACGCCCCCCGCGGGCGGTGCCGTGCCCTCCGGTGACGGGGACGAGCCCGCCGAGGGGGGCGGGCACCGCAAAGGGGGCCGGCCGCGCGGCGGCAAGGGCCGCAAGGTGCTGCGCTGGACCGCCCTCACCGTCGCCGTCCTGATAGTGGGCGGCGCGGGCGCCGGATACTGGTACTACGAGCACCTCAACGCGAACCTCCGCAAGGCACCGAGGTCATTGGGCGGGGGCGGTCTGAAGAAACCGGACCCCAATGCCTTCGGGCAGAGCCCGCTGAACATCCTGCTGCTGGGCTCGGACGGCCGGAACAGCAAGAAGAACATCGAGCTCGGCGGCGCCCGGCAGGACGCGGACCGCAAACCGCTCGCCGATGTGCAGATGCTGCTGCATGTCTCCGCCGACCGCAGCAACATGTCGGTGGTCTCCATACCCCGGGACACCCGGGTGACGATCCCGGAGTGCACCGACCCGAAGACCCACAAGATCTATCCGCAGACCTCCGCGGCCATCAACGAGTCGCTCCAGCACGGCGGTCCGGGCTGCACGCTCGCCACCTGGCAGGAGCTGACCGGCATCTACGTCGACCACTTCATGATGGTCGACTTCTCCGGCGTGGTGGACATGGCGGACGCCATCGGCGGCGTCCCGGTCTGCGTCGACAAGAACGTCTACTCGCACGACAGCAAGGGCCACGGCAGCGGGCTGCGGATGGAGAAGGGCACCCATCCCGTCAAGGGCGTGCAGGCGCTCCAGTGGCTGCGTACCCGCTACGGCTTCGAGGACAACACCGACATCGGCCGGGCCAAGGCCCAGCACATGTACATGAACTCGATGGTCCGTCAGCTGAAGAAGGGCACCAAGCTCTCCAACCCGGGGCAGCTGCGTGACCTGGCGGAGGCCGCTACCAAGGCGCTGACCGTCGACGACGGCCTCGACACCGTCAAGAAGCTCTACGACTTGGGCGGCGACCTCAGCCGGGTGCCGACCAAGCGCATCACGATGGTCACCATGCCCTGGCAGTACAGCGCCGACGAGGCGTATGTGATGCCCAAGCCCGGCGACGCGGAGGCGACCTTCGGGCTGCTGCGCAACGACACCGCCCTGGACGGCAAGGACAAGAAGAAGAAGGCGACGCCGGACCCCGAGCCGTCGACTCCCAAGGGCCGGCTGAAGGTTGTGGTGCAGAACGGCACCAACAGCACGGTGAACGGCCCGGTCTCCGGCCGCGCTGCGGTCGTCCAGCAGCGGCTGTCCGGCCTCGGCTACGCCGCGGCCGGCACCGACTCCGCGCTCACCACCCAGGCCGACACCACCCTCACGTACCGGGACAAGGGGCAGCGCGGCGACGCCCTGGCGCTGGCGAAGGCGCTCGGACTGCCCAAGAGCGCGGTCCGGGAGTCCAGTTCGGCCACCGGGATGCGGCTGGTGGTCGGCAACGACTGGCGCAACGGCTCGGCGTACCCGAAGAAGTCGGGCGAAGAAAAGGCCACCGACAAGGCGCCGGACAGCGCGGATGCGCTCAACGGCGAGGACTCCAAGGCCTGCATGAAGGTGAATCCGCAGTACACCTTCTAG
- a CDS encoding glycosyltransferase family 2 protein: MPQQQPPAVSVIMPVLNEERHLRNSVRHILEQEYAGEMEVVIALGPSTDRTDEIAAELVAEDARVHTVPNPTGRTPAALNAAIKASRHPIVVRVDGHGMLSPNYIATAVRLLEETGAANVGGIMHAEGENAWEDAVAAAMTSKIGVGNAAFHTGGQAGPAETVFLGVFRREVLEQQGGYNEEFIRAQDWELNFRIREAGGQIWFSPELRVQYRPRPSVKALAKQYKDYGKWRHVVARYHAGSINLRYLAPPTAVCAIAAGLVVGAAVTPWGLVVPAGYLAAITAGSLPAGKGLSLKARAQIPLALATMHLTWGIGFLTSPRSLAKKVIASRRPAVMPPAAGAERAGAE; encoded by the coding sequence ATGCCGCAGCAGCAGCCCCCGGCCGTCTCCGTGATCATGCCGGTGCTCAATGAGGAACGACACCTGCGCAACTCGGTCCGGCACATCCTGGAGCAGGAGTACGCCGGCGAGATGGAGGTGGTGATCGCCCTCGGCCCGTCCACGGACCGTACGGACGAGATCGCCGCCGAGCTCGTCGCCGAGGATGCCCGGGTGCACACGGTGCCGAACCCCACCGGCCGTACCCCCGCCGCGCTGAACGCCGCGATCAAGGCGTCCCGGCATCCGATCGTGGTCCGCGTCGACGGCCACGGCATGCTCTCGCCGAACTACATCGCCACCGCCGTGCGCCTCCTGGAGGAGACCGGCGCCGCGAACGTCGGCGGCATCATGCACGCCGAGGGGGAGAACGCGTGGGAGGACGCGGTCGCCGCCGCGATGACCTCCAAGATCGGTGTGGGCAATGCCGCCTTCCATACGGGCGGGCAGGCCGGCCCCGCCGAGACCGTCTTCCTCGGCGTCTTCCGCCGCGAGGTGCTGGAGCAGCAGGGCGGCTACAACGAGGAGTTCATCCGCGCCCAGGACTGGGAGCTGAACTTCCGTATCCGTGAGGCCGGCGGGCAGATCTGGTTCTCGCCCGAGCTGCGGGTGCAGTACCGCCCGCGGCCGAGCGTCAAGGCGCTGGCCAAGCAGTACAAGGACTACGGCAAGTGGCGCCATGTCGTCGCCCGTTACCACGCCGGTTCGATCAACCTGCGCTATCTCGCGCCGCCGACCGCGGTGTGCGCCATCGCGGCGGGCCTGGTGGTCGGCGCGGCGGTCACCCCCTGGGGCCTGGTCGTGCCGGCCGGCTATCTCGCGGCCATCACCGCGGGGTCGTTGCCCGCCGGCAAGGGCCTGTCCCTCAAGGCCCGCGCCCAGATCCCCCTCGCCCTCGCCACCATGCACCTGACCTGGGGCATCGGCTTCCTGACCAGCCCCCGCTCCCTCGCCAAGAAGGTCATCGCCAGCCGCCGCCCAGCGGTCATGCCCCCGGCGGCCGGGGCGGAGCGGGCCGGGGCGGAGTAG
- a CDS encoding LCP family protein has translation MTAPFRSPRPARRRARPGPRRRPPGPRWGLRIGAVTSVVVLAASGVGHAVVTGVESGIGRVDAFKGMSDRPGGGDGLNFLVVGTDGRDKLTPGEKQKYHLGGAPCHCTDTLMLVHLSADRDRASVVSLPRDSYAEVPAHTDAVTGGQRAKHAIKLNAAYAEGGPSLTVRTVEHMTGVHIDHYLEVDFTSFMRSVDAVGGVDICTVRPLRDSYTGLDLPVGKSKLNGGQALQYVRSRHIDGSADLGRMQRQQRFLAALIHKITSSGVLMNPIRFRDVADTMLKSVRADSGFAANDLVDLGQAMRGFTPSSSEFTSVPLGEVAQPVPGVGSTVRWDPVQAPKLFQAIREDKPIAVHRDRKEPPARVVDVPPGQVQVQVGDGGDRPGPAATVTRALRATGFASPAATPATAAPAAGSSPGTPPRTVIAYDPRWDRSARSLAVALPGAELRPAAGRGPVMQVTVGRVRQAVQRVRAEAPPQKPGGISAITGDEAVCP, from the coding sequence GTGACCGCGCCGTTCCGCTCCCCCCGTCCGGCCAGGCGCCGGGCCCGGCCCGGCCCGCGCCGGCGACCGCCGGGCCCGCGCTGGGGGCTGCGGATCGGCGCCGTCACGTCCGTGGTGGTGCTGGCCGCGAGCGGCGTCGGGCACGCCGTGGTCACCGGTGTGGAGAGCGGTATCGGCCGGGTGGACGCCTTCAAGGGCATGAGCGACCGGCCCGGGGGCGGCGACGGCCTGAACTTCCTGGTCGTCGGCACGGACGGGCGCGACAAGCTCACCCCCGGCGAGAAGCAGAAGTACCACCTGGGCGGCGCGCCCTGTCACTGCACCGACACCCTGATGCTGGTGCACCTCTCCGCCGACCGGGACCGCGCCAGCGTCGTCAGCCTCCCCCGCGACTCCTATGCCGAGGTCCCCGCGCATACGGACGCGGTGACCGGCGGGCAGCGCGCGAAGCACGCCATCAAGCTGAACGCGGCGTACGCCGAGGGCGGCCCCAGCCTGACCGTGCGGACCGTCGAGCACATGACGGGGGTGCATATCGACCACTACCTGGAGGTCGACTTCACCAGCTTCATGCGCAGCGTGGACGCGGTCGGCGGGGTCGATATCTGCACCGTACGGCCGCTGCGCGACAGCTATACGGGCCTGGATCTGCCGGTCGGCAAGTCGAAGCTCAACGGCGGCCAGGCGCTCCAGTACGTGCGCTCACGGCATATCGACGGGTCCGCCGACCTCGGCCGGATGCAGCGCCAGCAGCGTTTCCTGGCCGCCCTCATTCACAAGATCACCTCCTCCGGAGTGCTGATGAACCCGATCCGCTTCAGGGATGTCGCCGACACGATGCTCAAGTCGGTACGGGCCGACTCGGGCTTCGCGGCCAATGACCTGGTCGATCTCGGGCAGGCCATGCGTGGCTTCACCCCCTCGTCCTCGGAGTTCACCTCCGTACCCCTGGGTGAGGTGGCCCAGCCGGTGCCGGGGGTCGGCTCGACCGTGCGGTGGGATCCGGTGCAGGCACCGAAGCTCTTCCAGGCGATCCGCGAGGACAAGCCGATCGCGGTGCACCGGGACCGCAAGGAGCCGCCGGCGAGGGTCGTGGACGTACCGCCGGGACAGGTCCAGGTACAGGTCGGCGACGGCGGCGACCGGCCCGGCCCGGCCGCCACGGTGACCAGGGCCCTGCGCGCCACCGGCTTCGCCTCCCCCGCCGCCACCCCCGCCACCGCCGCCCCTGCCGCCGGCTCCTCTCCCGGCACGCCGCCCCGTACGGTCATCGCCTACGACCCGCGCTGGGACCGTTCGGCCCGCTCGCTGGCCGTCGCGCTGCCCGGCGCCGAGCTGCGCCCGGCGGCCGGGCGGGGGCCGGTGATGCAGGTGACGGTCGGCCGGGTCCGGCAGGCGGTGCAGCGGGTACGGGCCGAGGCGCCGCCGCAGAAGCCGGGCGGGATCTCGGCGATCACCGGCGACGAGGCTGTGTGCCCATGA
- a CDS encoding VanZ family protein, with protein sequence MWQVVLGVTPTTVALFLVLSLAVAMALAQWTALTPGSAAPRTAARTALAGWLLLLLVVTLAPSQPIGSTDATVWWRPGEGLFDLGAQLEPGELTMLMRRQVADAALFVPVSLLLRFAAPRASAAVAFLLGVGLCLVTETAQVLMRAGRIADIDDVICAAAGTVVGSGLALLGQLAVAAMRRRGLPRRAVRAAP encoded by the coding sequence GTGTGGCAGGTTGTGCTGGGCGTCACCCCCACCACGGTGGCGCTCTTCCTGGTTCTGTCCCTGGCGGTGGCCATGGCGCTCGCCCAGTGGACGGCGCTCACCCCCGGCAGCGCCGCGCCGCGCACCGCGGCCCGGACGGCGCTCGCCGGGTGGCTGCTGCTGCTCCTGGTGGTGACGCTCGCGCCGAGCCAGCCGATCGGCTCCACGGACGCGACGGTGTGGTGGCGGCCCGGCGAGGGGCTGTTCGATCTGGGGGCCCAGCTGGAGCCCGGGGAGCTGACGATGCTGATGCGGCGGCAGGTCGCCGATGCCGCGCTGTTCGTGCCCGTATCGCTGCTGCTGAGGTTCGCGGCGCCGCGCGCGTCGGCCGCCGTGGCGTTCCTGCTGGGCGTGGGCCTGTGTCTGGTCACCGAGACGGCGCAGGTGCTGATGCGGGCCGGCCGGATCGCCGATATCGACGATGTGATCTGCGCGGCGGCCGGCACGGTCGTCGGATCGGGACTGGCGCTGCTCGGGCAGCTGGCGGTCGCCGCTATGCGTCGTCGAGGCCTTCCGCGGCGCGCCGTTCGCGCAGCTCCATGA
- a CDS encoding acyl-CoA thioesterase, translated as MTELVTDNPEGEVVGKPTSVSRITLSHIMTAGDTNLLGTVHGGVIMKLVDDAAGAVAGRHSGGPAVTASMDEMAFLEPVRIGDLVHVRAQVNWTGRSSMEVGVRVLAERWNESLPPQQVGSAYLVFAAVDEQGKPRRVPQVLPETERDKRRYQEAQIRRTHRLARRRAIMELRERRAAEGLDDA; from the coding sequence ATGACCGAACTCGTCACCGACAACCCCGAGGGCGAGGTTGTGGGCAAGCCCACGTCCGTATCCCGCATCACGCTCAGCCACATCATGACGGCCGGTGACACGAACCTGCTGGGCACGGTGCACGGCGGCGTGATCATGAAGCTCGTCGACGATGCGGCGGGCGCCGTGGCCGGACGCCACTCCGGCGGGCCCGCCGTGACCGCCTCCATGGACGAGATGGCCTTCCTCGAACCCGTCCGGATCGGCGACCTCGTGCATGTACGCGCCCAGGTCAACTGGACCGGCCGCTCCTCGATGGAGGTCGGCGTACGAGTCCTGGCCGAGCGCTGGAACGAATCCCTCCCGCCCCAGCAGGTCGGTTCCGCCTACCTCGTCTTCGCCGCCGTCGACGAGCAGGGCAAGCCGCGCCGGGTGCCGCAGGTGCTCCCCGAGACCGAGCGGGACAAGCGCCGCTACCAGGAGGCGCAGATCCGCCGGACGCACCGCCTCGCCCGGCGCCGCGCGATCATGGAGCTGCGCGAACGGCGCGCCGCGGAAGGCCTCGACGACGCATAG